The following nucleotide sequence is from Pseudomonas sp. RC10.
CGGAACCCGCCAATCGTGCCGAGGCCCATGACTGGCGGCGGTGGGAACACGGCCGTGTAGGCTTCCTGAATCCCGGCGAATTTGTGGTTCAGGGAACCGGCGATGGCGCCCGCGGACATGCTTGCGTCTTTACGCTCGTCGAACGCGCTCAGGCCGATGAACACCACGCCGTTGTTGGGGCTGTTGGTGAAACCATTGATCGACAGGCCGGGGAACGCCACCGCGCTGTCGAAGCCCGGTTCCTTCATGGCGATGTCGCCCATGCGCTTGATCACGTCTTCAGTTCGGTCGAGGCTCGCGGCGTCCGGCAGCTGAGCGAAGGTCACCAGGTATTTCTTGTCCTGGGTCGGGACGAAGCCGGTCGGCGTTGTGGAAAAACCGAGGTAGGTCAGCGCGATCAGCCCGGCATACACCACCAGCGCGACGCCACTCAGGCGCACCACCCGTTTGACGGTGCCGACGTAGCCGTGGCTGGCCTTTTCGAAGACCCGGTTGAACGGTCGGAACAGCCAGCCGAACAGCGAATCCAGCACCCGCGAGAAGCGGTCTTTCGGCGCGTCGTGGCTTTTGAGCAACACGGCGGCCAACGCAGGCGACAGGGTCAGAGAGTTGAAAGCCGAGATCACCGTCGAGATGGCGATGGTCAACGCGAATTGCTTGTAGAACTGCCCCGTCAGGCCGGAAATAAACGCTGCCGGGACGAACACGGCGCACAGCACCAGCGCCGTGGCGATGATCGGGCCGGTCACTTCGCCCATGGCCTTTTTGGTCGCGGACACGGGGTCCAGACCGAGTTCGATGTTTCGCTCGACGTTCTCCACCACCACGATGGCGTCGTCCACCACGATGCCAATGGCGAGGACCAGCCCGAACAGCGACAGCGCATTGAGCGAGAAGCCGAACGTGTGCATCACGGCGAAGGTGCCGATCAGCGACACCGGCACGGCCACCAGCGGAATGATCGAGGCGCGCCAGGTTTGCAGAAACAGGATCACCACCAGCACGACCAGAATCAGCGCTTCGAACAGCGTGTGCACCACCGCTTCGATGGAGCTGCGCACGAAGATCGTCGGGTCATAGACGATGCTGTAGTCCATGCCTTCGGGGAAGCTTTTCTTCAGCTCGGCCATCTTCGCGCGAACCTGATTCGACACGTCGATGGCGTTGGAACCGGGGCGCTGGAAGATTGGCATTGCCACTGCCTGTTCGTTATTCAAGCGGGAACGCAGCGCGTAGGCACTGGAGCCCAGCTCGACCCGGGCGAGGTCTTTCAGGCGTGTGATCTCGCCATTGGCACCGGCACGGATCACCACGTTCTCGAACTCTTCCTCGGTGACCAGACGGCCTTGGGTGTTGATCGACATCTGAAAGCTGGTGGCGCTCGGCGACGGCGGCGCGCCCAGTTGTCCGGCCGCGACCTGACGGTTCTGCTCACGAATCGCGTTGACCACGTCGGTGGCGGTCAGGTTGCGCGAGGCGGTCTTGTTCGGGTCCAGCCAGACCCGCAGCGAATACTCGCCCAGACCCCAGACCTGCGCGTCCCCTACCCCGTTCAGCCGCGCCAGTTCGTCCTTGACGTTCAGCGTTGCGTAGTTGGACAGGTACAGCATGTCGTAGCGTTTGTCCGGCGAGGTCAAGTGCACCAGCAGCGTCAGTTCCGGGGACGCCTTGTCCACCGTGATGCCGATACGGGTCACCTCCTCCGGGAGTTTCGGCTCGGTGCGGGTCACGCGGTTCTGCACCTGCACCTGCGCGTTGTCCAGGTCGGTGCCCAGCGCAAAGGTGATGGTCAGGGTCAGCTTGCCGTCCGCCGTGGATTGCGAGGACATGTACAGCATGTTCTCGACGCCGGTGATCGCCTGCTCCAGCGGCGCGGCAACAGTTTCACCGATGACCTTGGGGTTGGCGCCGGGGAAGTTGGCCTTGACCACCACCGTGGGCGGCACGACTTCGGGGTATTCGCTGATCGGCAACTGGAACAGCGAGATGGCGCCTGCGATGAGGATCAACAGCGAGAGCACCGCCGCGAAAATCGGTCGCTGGATGAAGAATTGGGAGAATTTCATCGTCGTCGGCCTTTATCCGCGTGGGCCGGAAGCGCTGGCGATTTTCGCCGACGCTGCGGATTTGGCCGAGGGCTGATTGCTCGCCTCCAGGGCCTGGCGTTGTTGCGCAAGGGCGGCGAGGGTTTCGTCGCTGGCCATCGGGCGGTCTTGCGGATCGACGGGCGAACCCGGACGCACGCGCTGCAAGCCGTTGATGACGATGCGATCGTCTTTCTCCAGACCGCTGCGCACGATGCGCAACCCTTCCAGCTTCGGCCCCAGCTCGACGCTGCGGTAGGTAGCCTTGTTGTCCTTGTCGACCACAAGCACGAATTTCTTGCCAAGGTCAGTACCGACCGCCTCGTCCTTGATCAGCGTCGCGGCGTAGGTGCCGCTGCCAACCAGCTTCAGACGTGCATACAGGCCTGGGGTGTAGCGCCCGTCGGCGTTGTCGAACACGGCGCGACCGCGAATGGTGCCGGTGCGCGGGTTGACTTGGTTGTCGACGAAATTCATCTGTCCGAGGTGTTTGTTGTCCGCTTCGTTGGACAGGCCCATGTACACCGGCGTCGCGGCGCCGCGCTTGCCGTCGCGGGAGAGCTGGTTGTATTTGAGGAACACGCGCTCGTCGGCGTCGAAATAGGCGTAGACCTTGTCGGTAGAGACCAGGCGGGTGAGGATGCTTTGGTCGGCCGTCACCAGGTTACCGGCGGTGATCTCGGCGCGGCTGACACGGCCGGTGATCGGCGCAGCGACATGGGTGAAACTAAGATTGAGACGCGCCAGGTCCAGCTGCGCCTGGGTTGCCGCCACAGCGGCCCGGGCCTCTTGCGCGGTGGTGGTGCGCGACTCGGCGATCTCGGCGGAAATCGCGTTGTTGGTGCGCAACCGCTCGCCGCGCTGGGCTTCGGCGTCCGTACGCACGACGGTGGCTTTCACCTGTTGCAACTGCGCTTCGAGGCGATGCACTTCGGCTTCGAATGGACGCGGGTCGATCTGGAACAGCAGGTCGCCCTTCTTCACCAATGCCCCATCGACGAACGCCACGGAATCGATCTGCCCGGAGACCCTCGGCCGCACTTCGACGGTTTCGGGGGCTTCGAGACGGGCGGTCACTTCGTCCCATTCGATCACCGGTTGCTGCAGCACTTTGGCGACATCCACCTTGGGCGCACTCGGCGCCTGGGCTGTGGCTGCGGGGCCTTTGTCGCAGGCGCTGAGTAATACGAGCGCCAGTCCGGCAAGGGGATAACTAAAACGGGTCAATGGCTGTTGCATGGGAAAATCCGCCGAAGGTTATAAGAATTGCCGCGGAGTGTGTGGGACGCCACACCGGTCCACGAATTGAATGGATTCAATGTTGATATCAACTCAAATGATAGTTGTAATATTAATTGACGAAACGGGATGAGACGCTCTGCCACGGGGCTTACAGACGATTCAAGAACATGGGTCTGACACGCGGGTGGACGACCCGTCGCTGAGAAACAGGCCGATTCGCGAACGCAGCCACCGTTCGGATTCGTCGTTGTCCTTGGCCGTGGTCCAGACCATGTGCAGCGGGAAATCAGCCAGTTGCACCGGCAACGGCTGGCTGCGTAACCGACCACTCGCGGTCAGCACATCGGCTGCGTATTCCGGCACGGCCGCCACCAGATCAGTGTCTTCCAGCAGCGCGCCAAGGCTGTTGAAATGCGGCACCGCGAGGACCACTCTGCGCTGACGCCCGATCAGACGCAGCGCCTCATCAACAAACCCCACCGTGCCGCCACCAAACGACACGAGGGCGTGTGGCCGTTGGCAAAAATCATCCAGGCTCAAGTCGCCAGGCACGTCATCACCGCGCAATAGCACGATGCGGGTGCTGAGCAAGGTCCGACGTTTGGCGTTGGCCGGCAGCTCAGTCGTAAAGCCCACGCCCACGGTCACCTCGCCGCTGGCCAGCAGCCTCGGCATTTGCAGATAACTGGCACGGCGAACCACCAGCGACACCCCCGGTGCTTCCGCCCGGATACGCTTAAGCATCGACGGCAGCAAGGCAAATTCAACGTCGTCGTTCAAACCGATGCGAAACACCCGGTCGCTGGTCGCTGCATCAAACGCCTCGGGCCGCTTGACCGCCATGGCGATGGATTCGAGCGCAGGGCCGAGCAGCAACGCAATTTCCTGCGCCCTGGGCGTCGGCTCCATGAAACGACCTGAACGCTGGAACAGCGGGTCGTTGAACAGCAGCCTCAATCGGCCGAGCGCAGAACTCACGGCGGGCTGGCCGAGGTACATGCGTTCAGCGGCCAGACTCACGCTCCGGGCTTTCATTAACGCTTCAAAGATCAACAACAGATTGAGGTTGATATGGCGCAGGTCGCTGCGATTCATGGGGAGAAACCTGCTTTAGATTATATGTGTAATACTGGCAAATTCCAGGTCGTTAAGTCAAAGGTTAAAAGCGTCGAGGGGTTGGCGTTGGAGGGTGACTCTGTTGCCCTGGCGGGCCTAATCGCGGGCAACAGAGTAGCCATCCAGAGCCAACCAAAAAAAACGCGCCAGGGATCACCCATGGCGCGTTTTTTCGATCAAAAGTTCTGACTCAGTAGCTCAACAACACTTCGGCCCGGCCTTCCCGCCATAACGCGCATCCTGGCGTTCCCGAAAGAACACTTCGTACGACATCACCGGCTGGTCTGGGTGGGTCTTCTGCATGTGCTCGACGTAATTGTCGTAGTCAGGCATGCCCACCATCAGGCGGGCGGCCTGCCCGAGATATTTGCCGAGGCGACTCAGGTCATTGAACATCAGTGCGCTTCCGGCATCGCCTGGAACGGCGCTTCCTTGTCGCTGCGCTCTTTCTTGACCCACGCCGCACGGCCCACTTTCACGGCGTAGAACAGAATGCTCAGCACCACGAACAGGAACAATGTGGTCAGCGCTGCGTTAGTGTACGCGTTGAAGATCACGTGCTGCATCTGATCAACGGTCTTCGCCGGAGCGATGACCTGGCCAGCCTCCGCCGCTGCACTGTATTTCTTGGCCAGGGCCAGGAAGCCAACGGCCGGGCTCGGGTCGAACAGCTTGATGAAGCCTGCGGTCACGGTGCAGATCAGCAGCCATGACGCTGGCAGCATGGTCACCCACACGTACTGTTGACGCTTCATTTTGATCAGCACGACGGTCGCCAGCATCAGCGCGATACCCGCCAGCATCTGGTTGGAGATGCCGAACAGCGGCCACAGGGTGTTGATGCCGCCCAGTGGATCGATCACGCCTTGATACAGCAGGTAACCCCACAACGCCACGCAGCCGCCGGTGCCAATCACGTTGGCGGTCCACGACTCGGTGCGTTTCAGGGCAGGCACGAAACTGCCCAGCAGGTCTTGCAGCATGAAGCGACCGGCACGGGTGCCCGCATCAACCGCCGTCAGAATGAACAGCGCTTCGAACAGGATCGCGAAGTGGTACCAGAACGCCATGGTGTTCTGGCCTGGCAGCACTTGGTGCAAAATCTGCGCGATACCCACGGCCAACGTTGGCGCACCACCGGCGCGAGCCAGTACGGTGTTTTCGCCGATGTCCTTGGCCACAGCGGTCAACGCTTCAGGCGTGATGGCAAAGCCCCAACCGGTGATGGTCTGAGCGACTGCAACGACGTCGCCGCCGACCACTGCCGCCGGGCTGTTCATGGCGAAGTAGACGCCTGGGTCGATGACCGAGGCCGCGACCATCGCCATGATGGCGACGAAGGATTCCATCAGCATGCCGCCGTAACCGATGTAACGGGCGTTCTTCTCGTTATCCAGCAGTTTCGGCGTGGTGCCCGAGGAGATCAGCGCGTGGAAACCCGACACCGCACCACAGGCGATGGTGATGAACAGGAATGGGAAGAGCGCGCCTTTCCAGACCGGACCGGTGCCGTCGGTGAACTGAGTCAGGGCCGGCATTTTCAGCTCAGGCGCAAGGATCAGGATGCCGATCGCCAGGGCGACGATGGTGCCGATTTTCAGGAAGGTCGACAGGTAGTCACGTGGCGCGAGCAGCAGCCAGACCGGCAGCATCGCGGCAACGAAGCCGTAGCCGACGAGCATCCAGGTGATCTGCACACCGGTGAAGGTGAAGACGTGCGCCCACTCAGGGCTCGCAGCCACTTGGCCACCGGCCCAGATCGACAGCAGCAACAGCACGACGCCGATGATGGAAATCTCACCGATGCGGCCCGGACGGACATAGCGCATGTACACGCCCATGAACATCGCAATCGGGATGGTCGCCAGCACGGTGAACATGCCCCACGGGCTTTCAGCCAGGGCCTTCACCACGATCAGCGCCAGCACCGCAAGGATGATGATCATGATCAGGAAGCAGCCGAACAAGGCGATGGTGCCGGGAACGCGGCCCATTTCCTCGCGGACCATGTCGCCCAGCGATCGGCCGTTACGGCGAGTGGACAGGAACAGGATCATGAAATCCTGCACCGCACCGGCCAGGACCACACCGGCGATCAGCCAGAGCGTGCCCGGCAGATAGCCCATTTGCGCGGCGAGCACCGGGCCGACCAGCGGACCTGCGCCGGCGATGGCGGCAAAGTGGTGACCGAAGAGAATGTGTTTGTTGGTCGGCACGTAGTCCAGACCGTCATTGTTGATCACCGCCGGGGTGGCCCGGGTCGGATCGAGCTGCATGACGTGATTGGCGATGAACAGGCTGTAGTAGCGGTACGCAACCAGATAAATGGCGACGGCGGCGACGACGATCCAGAGTGCGTTGATGGCTTCGCCGCGACGCAGCGCGACGACACCCAAGGCGCAGGCCCCAAGGGCTGCAACGGCGAACCAACCCAGATGTTTGGTCAGTCGGGTCATTGTGGGTCTCCTGCCGAAGCTCATGGCTTGCGGCGTAATTGTTATTGTGTGATCCGGGGTAACGGAGCGTTGCCACTATCCGCGCAGTTGTCAGCAAGAGAAATTCGTACTACTACGGTTTCGTCTGCGTAGTTCTACGCAGACACACTTAGCGAGGCAATTTCCCTGTGTGGAGCCGGCTTGCTGGCGAATGCGGTCTGCCTGTACCTCATCAGGCGACTGACACGCCGCCTTCGCCAGCAAGCCGGCTTGTATGTTTAGACTTGATGGGGTGGGAGGGACGGAAAGCCGAATCTGACTCTAGCCAGTACAGACCGTTGGGAGACTTCCAGCCCCACCCTGTCACCTACAAGCGCCGATATGGAATGCATCGGCCTGGACCGACGATAGAAGCAAGCCAGCGCTTACGGTGAACCCCCAGCAAGCTCTTCAACCCTAACTCGGAGGGTGTGACATGGCAATCCTTGATGCAGCGGCGATTGTGGGTGTCGATGTGGCGATGGCGGAACTTGTCACCGCTCAGCGTGGTGTGGATAAAACTCATTGTTTGGTCAATGAGCGAACTTCGATTCACCACTGGCTCAAGACATTGCCTCAAGGCAGTGCCATCGCCCTCGAGGCGACCAATACCTACCATCTGGACCTAGTGGAAATGGCCCATGACATGGGGCACCTGGTGTTTGTCGTCGATGCGGCACGCGTAAGCAAATATCGAGAAAGTCTGGGCAAGCGCGCCAAAACAGATGCGTGCGATGCACATCTGCTGGCTCGCTATCTGGAAAAGGAAGGTGACGAGCTGCGTCAGTGGAGCCCGCCACCCCAGTTGCACACCCAGCTCAAGCATCTGCTGCATCGCAGGGCCTCGCTGGTCAATAGCCAGACGTCACTGCGCCAAGGCTGGAAGGATGAAAAAGACCTCAGGAAGGGGTTCGAGAAGTTGATGCGTCGCTTCAGCCATCTGATCAAAGATATCGAGAAACAGCTCAAGCAAGTGCTGATCAAGTCCGGTGAAATGGATCAGGTCAAACGTTGCCAGGGCATCGAAGGCGTCGGGTTCCTGACCGCCACAGCGCTGTTTGCGGCATTCCTTCGAGGCGAATTCAAAAACGTAGATGCGTACATCGCCTATCTGGGGCTGGATTTGCGGGTGTCGGATTCCGGGAACAAATCCGGTCGCCGCCGGCTAAGCAAGAAAGGCGACCCCGAGGTACGCCGGCTAGGCTACAACGCTTCAATGGCCGCCTGCCGATCGGCGACATGGAAACCGTATTACGAGAAGAAAATAGGCGAGGGGAAAGCCAGAACTGAAGCGTTGACGATATTGAGCAGGAAGCTCGCAGGGGTGGCCTTCTCGCTGATGAAGAAACGGGAAGAGTACGACTCTACGAAACGTTTGGGGGTTGCCCCCCAAACATAGAATCTCCCACAGTTTGAACCGTGTACACCTCGGTTTATGCGGCCACGCCTTTCTCCTGTGGGAGCGAATTCATTCGCGAAAAGATGTTCCAGTCGCCCCGGATGTTCATGCTGTAATACGCCCACAACAACACCCGCTCCCGCCGGACATCCCACGCCATGCAACTCAAACACAAGATCGTCGCCCTTGGCATCCTGCCGCTGATCCTTGCCGTGTGCGTGATCTGCGCGCTGGTGATCGTGCAGAACCAGCGTCTGGGCGAGCAGCAGGCGCAGTTGATCGAGGACAGCATTCTGTCCAGCAAGCGCGCCGAGTTGAAAAACTACGTGGAGATGGCCATGAGCGCCCTCGCCCCGATCTACGACAGCGGCCGCAATGACGAACAGACCAAGCAGCAGGTATTGGAAGAACTGGCCAAGCTCAGCTTCGGCATCGATGGCTATTTCTTCGTCTACGACCAGAGCGGCCGCAACCTGATGCATCCACGGCAGGCAGCGCTGGTGGGCAAGGACTTGTGGAACATGACCGACCCGCAAGGGCTGCTGGTGATCCGCGCACTGCTGCAAAGCGCGGAGTCCGGCGACGGTTTCCAGCATTACGCCTGGGAAAAACCGTCCACCGGGCAGATCACCGACAAACTCGCCCATGTGGTCATGCTCAAGCGCTGGGGCTGGATGCTCGGCACCGGGATCTATCTGGAAGACGTCGAACGGGCCACGCAACAGGCCCGACAGGAAGTCGCGCGGGGCATCTACGCGACCATGCTCGACATCGGCGGCGTCGCCCTGATCGCCGTGCTGCTGGTGTTCGTCTGCGGTGTGACTCTCAACGCCAGCGAGCACCGTCTGGCCGACCGCAAGCTGCAGATGCTCAACCAGCGCATCATGAACCTGCAGGAAGAAGAGCGCTCGCGGCTGTCACGGGAATTGCACGACGGGATCAGCCAGGTGCTGGTGTCGATCAAATTTCAGTTCGAGCTGGCCGGTCTGCAACTCGAGGGCCACGACCCGCTCGGCCTGGAGACCCTGCGTCACGGCACCGAACGGCTCGGCGAGGCCATCGGCGAAATCCGCACCATCTCCCACGACCTGCGCCCTTCCCTGCTCGACACCCTGGGGCTGGCGGCGGCGGTCACGCAACTGGTGGCGGAGTTCGAGCAACAGACCGGGCTGACCATCCAGTACACCCACAACCTCAGCAAGTTGAAGCTGGCAGAAGGTGCACCGGTGGCGCTGTTCCGGATTCTGCAAGAGGCGCTGACCAACATCGAGCGTCACGCCCATGCACAGAACGTCTACATCGACTTGCGCAGCACGAAAAAACAGGTGCAACTCACTGTGCGCGACGACGGCGTGGGCTTCCGGGTCGACGTCGAGCGTTTGCAAGAGATACAGGGCGGCATCGGTTTGCGTAATATTCGCGAACGCGTCGAGCATTTCCAGGGCCAGCTCAATCTCTACTCGGTCCCCGGCCACAGCGAACTGACCGTGACCATGCCCATCAACGTCGCCGCCTGACCCTTCATTTCAGACAGGAACCCGCACCCCATCATGACCGCCAGCCAGACCATCCGCATTGCCCTGGTCGACGACCATTCGCTGGTCCGTGACGGCGTGCGCGCCCTGCTTGCCACCCGGCCTTTGTTCGAGGTGGTAGGCGAAGCCGAGAACGCGGCGCAGGGACTAAAGATGTGTGAAGAGGTCAAGCCGGACATCCTGCTGGTGGACATCGGCCTGCAAGACATGAACGGCCTGGAACTGACGCAACTGATCCGCCAGCGCTGCCCGACGATCAAGATTCTGATCCTGAGCATGTACGACAATCAGGAATACGTCGCCACGTCGATCCGCGCCGGGGCCAGCGGTTACGTGCTGAAAAACGCACCGTCCCGGGAAATCGTCGCGGCCATCGAGGCGATTGCCACCGGCGGCACGTTCTACAGCGCTGAGGTGACCCTCAAGCTGGTGTCGAAAAAGACCGACGAAAACGAACTCACGCCCCGTGAAGTGCAGGTGCTGGTGGGTCTGGCCAAGGGGCTGGACAACAAAACCCTCGCCCGCGACCTGGCCATCAGCGTCCGCACCGTCGAAACCCACCGCCTGAGCATCCGCCGCAAACTGAAAGTCGACAAACCGGCGGGGCTGGTGAAATATGCCATGGAGCATGGGTTGTTGTTGCCGTGACCCTGTGTCGCCGCCGCTGAACCTGTGGAGAGGTCCTTCATGTCGCCGCCGAACCTGTGGGAGCGAATTCATTCGCGAAGGTGGGTCAGGCAACACAGCTCCATCGACCGGACGGGCCTCTCGCGAATAAATTCGCTCCCACAGTGGGTCGACGTTGACCGCGAAGCCGTTCACTCCCTCGGCAACACCCGCTCCGCCGTTTCCTGATCCACCGGCAGTGCAAATCGGAATGTCGCACCCTGCCCCGGCACGTCGATCAGCTCGATCCGGTGCCCATGCAGTTGCAGAATCTGGTGCACGATTCGCAACCCCAGCCCGCCATCTCGCCGTGCACCGCCAATATTAAACGGACGCAGAAACAGCCCTTCACGCAACTCGGCGGCAATCCCCGGCCCGGTGTCGCTGATCGTCACCTCGACAAAACGCGCCTTCGGCAATAACGCCACCTTGATCTCGCCGCCCTGGGGCGTGTGCCGCAGGGCGTTGTCCAGCAGGTTGGTCATCACCCGCTCGATCAGCCCCAAGTCGGCATGCACGCCGGGCACCGACGGCGCAAAGCTCGGGGTCAGGGTCACGGCCTTGGACTCGGCGCCGAGTTCGAACTTCTGGAAAATGTCCTGCACCAGATCGGTCAGCGAAAACCGCTCCACCACCGGCACCACGAAACCATGCTCCAGCCGCACCAGTTCCAGCAGCGACTGCGCCAACCCGCCCACCTTGCGGCTCTGGTCCAGCGCGATGCCCAGATAACGCCGCCGCTCCTCGGGCGTGAGGCTGGCGTCCTTGACCGACAGCACCTCCAGATAGCCGTGCAGCGATGCAAGCGGGGTGCGCAGGTCATGGGAAATGTTCGCCACCAGCTCGCGGCGGTCCTGGCTTTGGCGGGTCAGGGTTTGCCATTGCTCGCTCAAGCGGTTCTGCATTTGTTTGAACGTTGCGTCGAGCACGGCGATTTCATCGTGGCCCTGCCGAGCCGATTCGGTCGAAGACGCGGGCAACGGCACCGGCGCAGCATTGATGTCGAAATGGCTCACCGCGTAGGTCAGTCGCCGCAGTGGCCGGGTGATCCAACCGAACGCTGTTAGACCCGCCAACAGGCACAGCAAGGCAATCAAACCAATCGACCACAACGCCGTGTTCAGGGCCTCACTGGTGGCGCCGCGCTCGGCAAAGCGGTCATGGGCCTCGCCCAGCAGCACCACGTACAGAAAACCCGCCGGTTTGCCCATGACCATCAACGGCGCGGCGCTGAACACCTTGCGCGTGTCCATGCTGCGCGGGTCATCCCCCAGAATCGGCAGCGGCTCTCCGGCCAGCAGCTTGCGCACGGGCGCCAGATCGACTCGGTCCCGCAGCATGTGATCCTTGGGCGCGGCGTCGCCGACGATCTTGCCTTCGCCGTCGAGCAGGTACACCTCGACGCTGGGGTTCACCAGCATCAACTGGCTGAACAGCTCGCGCACGGCATCGGGTTTCAGGCCGTTGGCGTCCATCAATTGGGTGTCGCGGGCGATGTGCTGGGCGAGGTCGCGGGACAGGCCCTGCACCACCTCCAGCTCATGCATTTTGTTGGAGCGCACCTGCAACAGCACCGACGTGCCGCAGCAGATCAGCAACAGAAACGCGAAGACCAAGGACAGCCGCTGGGTCAGGGTCATGTTCACGACGCCTCTCCCGCATCGGCGAATTTATAGCCGCGCCCCCACACCGTCAGGATGCGCAACGGCTGGGCCGGGTCGTTCTCGATCTTGGCGCGCAGCCGGTTGATGTGGGTGTTGACGGTGTGCTCGTAGCCTTCGTGGTTATAGCCCCAGACCGAGTTCAGCAGGTCCAGCCGCGAGAAGACCTTGCCCGGCTGGCGGGCAAAAAAATACAGCAGGTCGAATTCCCTCGGCGTGAGGTCCAGCAAGCGGCCTTCCAGCGAGGCTTCGCGGGTCAACGGGTCGATGAACAATCCGGCGCTGTCGAGGCTGCCGGTGTCCATCTTCAGGTTGCGCGCCATGGCATCGACCCGCCGCAGCAGCGCCTTGACCCGCGCCACCAATTCCATCATCGAGAACGGTTTGGCCAGGTAATCGTCCGCCCCCAGCTCAAGGCCGAGAATCCGGTGCATCTCACTGGAGCGCGCGCTGGTAATGATGATCGGCGTGTAGCGGGTCATGGCCCGGGCACGGCGGCAGATCTCCAGGCCGTCGACGCCGGGCAGCATCAGGTCGAGGATCAACGCGTCCCAGCCGCCCTGCTCCAAAAGGCGCAAGCCTTTTTCCCCGTCGGCGCTGTGCACCACGTCGAAATGTTCGTCCCGCAGGTGCAGGCAAATCAGGTCGGCGATATGGCTATCGTCCTCGACCACCAGAATGCGTTTGGGCTGATCCATGGAAAGCAAACCTTGCCAGTGCTGAATGCGCGATGCCGCCATTGTGCCGATTTTGCGGTCGATCAGTTATCACGAATTGTTTAACTCTCGGTGAGGATTCCGGGAACAGCCCGGCCCTACTCTGGCGTCATCACATGACAAGCCTGCCCCGTGCAGGCGGCGCCAAGGAGACACCTCATGCTTTCGAGAAGACAGTTCATGGTCCTGAGCAGCAGCGCTGGCGTCGCGGCCATCGCTCTGGGCGTGCTGCCGAAGTTCGCGGACGGCGAAACCCTCGTACCGGCGGATTCGGCCGTGGGCACGTTCGAAGTCAGCCACAGCGACGCCGAATGGCACGCGTTGCTCAGCGACGACCAGTTTCAGGTGTTGCGTCGCGAAGCCACCGAGCGCCCTTACAGCAGCCCGCTGAACGACGAGCACCGCACCGGCACGTTCGCCTGCGCCGGTTGCCAGTTGCAGCTGTTCTCGTCGACGACCAAATTCGACAGCCACACCGGCTGGCCGAGCTTCTGGCAGCCGCTGGACAACGCCACCGCCATCCGCACCGACACCTCGTTCGGCGTGCTGCGCAAAGAAGTCCATTGCCGCCGCTGTGGCGGGCATTTGGGGCACGTCTTCACCGACGGACCGAAGCCGACCGGGTTGCGCTATTGCATGAATGGTCTGGCGATGACATTCGCCGAGTCGGCGACATGAACAACCAATCACAGGACTAGGCCCGGTGTAGGAGTGAGCTTGCTCGCGATGGCGGGATATCAGTCACCTCTCAATTGACTGAACACATGCATTCGCGAGCAAGCTCACTCCTACAGGTACGTCGTCCGCCACACTGCACGTAACTCTTTGATCCACCAGAAGGGAATTGACCCATGCTCCTGATCATCCTTGCCTACCTCGGCGGCGTTCTGACCATCGTCAGCCCGTGCATTCTGCCGGTGCTGCCGTTTGTCTTCGCCCGCACCGGCCAACCCTTCGTCCGCAGCGGCCTGCCGTTGCTGGTGGGCATGGCCGTGACCTTCGCGCTGGTCGCCACCCTCGCGGCAGTCGGCGGGGGCTGGGT
It contains:
- a CDS encoding response regulator transcription factor: MDQPKRILVVEDDSHIADLICLHLRDEHFDVVHSADGEKGLRLLEQGGWDALILDLMLPGVDGLEICRRARAMTRYTPIIITSARSSEMHRILGLELGADDYLAKPFSMMELVARVKALLRRVDAMARNLKMDTGSLDSAGLFIDPLTREASLEGRLLDLTPREFDLLYFFARQPGKVFSRLDLLNSVWGYNHEGYEHTVNTHINRLRAKIENDPAQPLRILTVWGRGYKFADAGEAS
- a CDS encoding HAMP domain-containing sensor histidine kinase, whose product is MNMTLTQRLSLVFAFLLLICCGTSVLLQVRSNKMHELEVVQGLSRDLAQHIARDTQLMDANGLKPDAVRELFSQLMLVNPSVEVYLLDGEGKIVGDAAPKDHMLRDRVDLAPVRKLLAGEPLPILGDDPRSMDTRKVFSAAPLMVMGKPAGFLYVVLLGEAHDRFAERGATSEALNTALWSIGLIALLCLLAGLTAFGWITRPLRRLTYAVSHFDINAAPVPLPASSTESARQGHDEIAVLDATFKQMQNRLSEQWQTLTRQSQDRRELVANISHDLRTPLASLHGYLEVLSVKDASLTPEERRRYLGIALDQSRKVGGLAQSLLELVRLEHGFVVPVVERFSLTDLVQDIFQKFELGAESKAVTLTPSFAPSVPGVHADLGLIERVMTNLLDNALRHTPQGGEIKVALLPKARFVEVTISDTGPGIAAELREGLFLRPFNIGGARRDGGLGLRIVHQILQLHGHRIELIDVPGQGATFRFALPVDQETAERVLPRE
- the msrB gene encoding peptide-methionine (R)-S-oxide reductase MsrB; translated protein: MLSRRQFMVLSSSAGVAAIALGVLPKFADGETLVPADSAVGTFEVSHSDAEWHALLSDDQFQVLRREATERPYSSPLNDEHRTGTFACAGCQLQLFSSTTKFDSHTGWPSFWQPLDNATAIRTDTSFGVLRKEVHCRRCGGHLGHVFTDGPKPTGLRYCMNGLAMTFAESAT